One Nocardia iowensis DNA window includes the following coding sequences:
- a CDS encoding potassium channel family protein, producing MKVAIAGAGAVGRSIARELLRGGHRVMLLERQLDHIEPEAIPDAVWVHADACELALLEDAGLETYEVVIAATGDDKANLVHSLLAKTEFGVRRVVARVNDPRNEWLFDGSWGVDVAVSTPRLLASLVEEAVTVGDLVRLMTLRQGQANLVEITLPGDTGLAGKPVRTLTLPRDAALVTILRGGRVIVPQPDDPFEGDDELLFVTSVEAEEDLRVELANHGIKP from the coding sequence ATGAAAGTGGCCATCGCCGGGGCAGGCGCCGTCGGTCGATCCATCGCCAGGGAATTGCTGCGCGGCGGACACCGCGTCATGCTGCTCGAGCGGCAACTCGACCACATCGAACCGGAGGCGATCCCGGACGCCGTCTGGGTGCACGCCGACGCCTGTGAGCTCGCGTTGCTCGAGGACGCGGGGCTGGAAACCTACGAGGTGGTCATCGCGGCCACCGGCGACGACAAGGCAAACCTGGTGCACAGCCTGCTCGCCAAGACCGAGTTCGGCGTGCGCCGAGTGGTGGCGCGGGTGAACGATCCGCGCAACGAATGGCTGTTCGACGGATCCTGGGGTGTCGACGTGGCGGTGTCAACGCCGCGCCTGCTCGCCTCGCTCGTCGAAGAGGCGGTCACCGTCGGCGATCTGGTGCGCCTGATGACGCTGCGGCAGGGCCAGGCCAACCTGGTCGAGATCACGCTGCCCGGCGACACCGGGCTGGCCGGAAAGCCGGTGCGCACGCTCACCCTGCCGCGCGACGCCGCCCTGGTGACGATTCTGCGCGGCGGCCGGGTGATCGTGCCGCAGCCGGACGATCCGTTCGAGGGCGACGACGAACTGCTGTTCGTCACCTCGGTGGAGGCCGAAGAGGATTTGCGGGTCGAACTCGCCAACCACGGCATCAAGCCTTGA
- a CDS encoding potassium channel family protein, with amino-acid sequence MYVVIMGCGRVGSALARALVRVGHEVTVIDRDSAAFLRLGQDFSGERVTGVGFDRDVLVRAGIERADAFAAVSSGDNSNIISARVAREMFGVERVVARIYDAKRAAVYERLGIPTIATVPWTTDRFLRTLIGDSTTTTWRDPTGTVAVTQLTLHEDWYGRTVRDLERDVRVRVAFIIRFGQGLLPDSKTIVQADDVVYVAATSGSVGEAVALAGKPPVSED; translated from the coding sequence GTGTACGTAGTGATCATGGGCTGTGGGCGCGTCGGGTCGGCGCTGGCCCGCGCCCTCGTCCGGGTCGGTCACGAGGTCACCGTGATCGATCGGGACTCCGCCGCCTTCCTCCGGCTGGGCCAGGACTTCAGCGGTGAGCGGGTGACCGGCGTCGGCTTCGATCGAGATGTGCTGGTACGGGCGGGAATCGAGCGCGCCGACGCGTTCGCCGCGGTCTCCTCCGGCGATAATTCCAACATCATCTCCGCGCGGGTGGCCCGCGAGATGTTCGGCGTCGAGCGCGTGGTCGCCCGCATCTACGACGCCAAGCGCGCCGCGGTGTACGAGCGGCTCGGCATCCCGACCATCGCCACCGTGCCGTGGACCACCGACCGGTTCCTGCGCACCCTCATCGGCGACAGCACCACCACCACCTGGCGCGACCCCACCGGCACGGTGGCCGTGACGCAGCTGACGCTGCACGAGGACTGGTACGGCCGTACGGTCCGCGACCTGGAGCGCGACGTCCGCGTCCGGGTGGCGTTCATCATCCGATTCGGCCAGGGCCTGCTGCCCGACAGCAAGACCATCGTGCAGGCCGACGACGTCGTCTACGTCGCCGCGACATCCGGTTCGGTGGGTGAGGCCGTCGCACTGGCAGGCAAGCCCCCCGTGAGCGAGGACTGA
- a CDS encoding sigma-70 family RNA polymerase sigma factor, whose product MATEHNPAASSKNHNPALSESRRVSAELDKYIGPAAAGDRTAITEIVRLVHPLVRRYCGARLGNTAHLQVTADDVVQEILIATVNAIPRYRDQGKSFLAFVYGIASNKVADAFRRSQQHPTYPMAEMPDTASTAAGPEEWALVSERRAATRELMKVLAPAHREVLVMRLVLGWSAAQTAEAIGTSPGVVRVMQHRALNKLRAELKVA is encoded by the coding sequence GTGGCTACCGAGCACAACCCCGCAGCATCGTCGAAGAACCACAATCCGGCCCTGTCGGAGAGCCGCCGAGTGTCGGCCGAACTGGACAAATACATCGGCCCGGCGGCCGCGGGCGATCGCACCGCCATCACCGAGATCGTCCGCCTCGTCCATCCGCTGGTCCGCCGGTATTGCGGTGCGCGCCTTGGCAATACCGCCCATCTGCAGGTGACCGCCGACGACGTGGTGCAGGAGATCCTGATCGCCACCGTAAACGCGATCCCGCGGTACCGCGATCAGGGCAAGTCGTTCCTCGCCTTCGTCTACGGCATCGCGTCGAACAAGGTCGCCGACGCGTTCCGCCGTTCCCAGCAGCATCCGACCTATCCGATGGCGGAGATGCCGGATACGGCGTCAACCGCCGCGGGACCCGAGGAGTGGGCGCTGGTGTCCGAGCGGCGCGCGGCTACCAGGGAACTCATGAAGGTGCTTGCTCCCGCACACCGCGAGGTGCTGGTCATGCGCCTCGTGCTCGGCTGGTCGGCGGCGCAGACCGCCGAGGCGATCGGCACCAGTCCCGGCGTGGTCCGGGTGATGCAGCACCGTGCGCTGAACAAGTTGCGGGCGGAACTGAAGGTGGCCTAG
- a CDS encoding class I SAM-dependent RNA methyltransferase: MSERVMNDWRDTTFEVRLGPPGHGGFCVARHEGRVVFVRHGLPGELVRVRVTEDRGGSFCRADVVEILEPSPDRVPATCPVSGPGGAGCCDFSYATPQAQRALKASVVAEQLRRLAGIEREIVVQPITGSGDATGGWRTRIRLAVDATGRAGVHRYRSTDVIADLRCPQPVPGALDGVADRLWTPGADLVIAIDGDGVRHIVELTPTAEGERRKSRTSDWQRTDPGATSERRGDQRGRDRRGRAERNDRRRPGAEPGGVRGDDDRARKSRADDPGARGRDDRTGGRSAEQGNRRRPAGKPASEWRGDDAPGTPERGRRRRPGEIGGVWRSDARGGGSGTEQNGDRSPEVPQAQERRSASARRAATHAARDEWVISGSGRAVEYVAGRRWEVSATGFWQAHHGAAQCYSDLVEWSGLLPGGLAWDLYSGAGVFASRLAEQVGQTGAVLAVESARSAVADGTAALRDLSWLDLHAQRVERWVTERLGGPAPDVVILDPPRAGAGKDVIAALTSTDPSRIIHIGCDPAAFARDLGLYHAAGYHLEDLRAFDAFPATHHVECIALLKRPPSQ; the protein is encoded by the coding sequence ATGAGTGAGCGAGTCATGAATGATTGGCGTGACACAACTTTCGAGGTGCGGCTCGGACCGCCGGGGCACGGTGGGTTCTGTGTCGCCAGGCACGAGGGGCGCGTGGTGTTCGTCCGGCACGGGCTGCCGGGTGAACTGGTGCGGGTGCGGGTCACCGAGGATCGCGGCGGATCGTTCTGCCGCGCCGACGTGGTGGAAATCCTCGAGCCGTCCCCGGACCGCGTCCCCGCCACCTGCCCGGTGTCCGGTCCGGGTGGTGCGGGGTGCTGCGATTTCTCCTATGCCACACCGCAAGCCCAACGGGCGCTGAAGGCATCGGTCGTCGCGGAACAACTGCGCAGGCTCGCGGGGATCGAGCGGGAAATCGTCGTGCAGCCGATCACCGGCTCCGGCGACGCCACCGGCGGCTGGCGCACCCGGATCCGACTGGCCGTCGACGCGACGGGTCGAGCCGGCGTCCATCGATACCGCAGCACCGACGTGATCGCGGATCTGCGCTGCCCACAACCGGTTCCGGGTGCCCTCGACGGCGTCGCGGACCGATTGTGGACACCGGGTGCGGACCTGGTGATCGCGATCGACGGTGACGGCGTCCGCCACATCGTCGAACTGACGCCGACGGCCGAGGGGGAGCGGCGCAAGTCGCGGACAAGCGACTGGCAGCGCACCGACCCCGGTGCGACCAGCGAGCGCCGCGGCGATCAACGCGGCCGCGACAGACGAGGCCGTGCCGAGCGCAACGATCGCCGCCGTCCCGGCGCCGAACCAGGTGGCGTACGCGGAGACGACGACCGTGCGCGGAAGTCACGTGCTGACGACCCGGGTGCGCGCGGCCGCGATGACCGCACCGGCGGACGTAGTGCCGAACAAGGCAACCGCCGCCGCCCAGCAGGCAAGCCGGCCAGCGAATGGCGCGGCGACGATGCGCCGGGCACTCCGGAACGCGGCCGTCGCCGCCGTCCAGGTGAGATCGGCGGCGTCTGGCGTAGTGACGCGCGCGGCGGCGGCAGCGGTACGGAACAGAACGGTGACCGCAGCCCGGAAGTGCCACAGGCGCAGGAGCGGCGTAGTGCGTCGGCGCGGCGCGCGGCCACCCATGCGGCACGCGACGAGTGGGTGATTTCCGGCAGCGGGCGTGCGGTCGAGTATGTGGCCGGGCGTCGGTGGGAAGTCTCCGCGACCGGCTTCTGGCAGGCGCACCACGGTGCGGCGCAATGTTATTCGGACCTGGTGGAGTGGTCCGGACTGCTCCCCGGCGGCTTGGCTTGGGACTTGTACAGCGGCGCAGGCGTTTTCGCCTCCCGGCTGGCCGAGCAGGTCGGACAGACCGGCGCGGTCCTCGCGGTGGAATCGGCCCGCTCGGCCGTCGCCGACGGCACAGCCGCCCTCCGCGACCTCTCCTGGCTGGACCTGCACGCCCAACGAGTGGAGCGATGGGTGACCGAGCGCCTCGGCGGCCCCGCCCCCGACGTGGTCATCCTCGACCCCCCACGCGCAGGCGCAGGCAAAGACGTAATCGCCGCACTAACCTCCACCGACCCATCCCGCATCATCCACATAGGCTGCGACCCAGCCGCTTTCGCCCGCGACCTAGGCCTATACCACGCCGCCGGCTACCACCTCGAAGACCTACGCGCCTTCGACGCCTTCCCCGCCACCCACCACGTCGAATGCATCGCCCTCCTCAAACGCCCACCCTCCCAATGA
- a CDS encoding OB-fold nucleic acid binding domain-containing protein encodes MSSAASGYFRRLGRRLTEDLDQLDAEELAEKSEASGACRASECRRGDEATMLGRLRSVEACPKSAGASVQAEFFDGTDAITLVWIGRRRIPGIEPGRRILVRGRVGDRDGRKVIYNPYYELRGNS; translated from the coding sequence ATGTCATCCGCTGCCTCAGGGTATTTTCGACGTCTGGGCCGCAGACTGACCGAGGATCTCGACCAGTTGGACGCCGAGGAACTTGCCGAGAAATCGGAAGCCTCGGGTGCGTGCCGCGCTTCGGAGTGTCGTCGCGGTGACGAGGCCACGATGCTCGGTAGGCTACGCAGTGTCGAAGCGTGTCCGAAGTCCGCGGGCGCCAGTGTGCAAGCGGAGTTCTTCGACGGCACCGATGCCATCACCCTGGTGTGGATCGGCCGTCGGCGCATCCCCGGTATCGAGCCGGGACGGCGTATTTTGGTTCGCGGCCGGGTCGGCGATCGAGACGGCCGCAAAGTGATCTACAACCCCTACTACGAATTGCGCGGGAACAGCTGA
- a CDS encoding enoyl-CoA hydratase, translating into MSFVLIDTPRPHVALVTLNRPDRMNAMAFDVMIPLREALEEVSADNDIRVVVLTGAGQGFCSGADLQSAGKVPNVEGLTVTSIARRSMDLLNDVMITLRRMHQPVIGAINGAAIGGGFCLSVATDIRIAADEAYFRAAGINNGLTSAELGISYLLPRAIGSSRAFEIMLSGRDVDATEAERIGLVSRTVPAAKLLETCYDLADRIISFSRVGTELTKRMLWSGMEAGSFESHMQHEGTAQLYVRLTTNNFDEAIQARRAHRPPIYED; encoded by the coding sequence ATGTCGTTCGTGCTCATCGACACACCGCGGCCGCACGTCGCCCTCGTCACGCTCAACCGTCCCGATCGGATGAACGCGATGGCCTTCGACGTGATGATCCCGCTGCGCGAGGCACTCGAAGAAGTCAGCGCGGACAACGATATTCGGGTCGTAGTGCTCACCGGTGCGGGACAGGGTTTCTGCTCCGGTGCCGACCTACAGAGCGCCGGGAAGGTGCCCAATGTCGAAGGACTCACCGTCACCAGCATCGCGCGCCGCTCGATGGACCTGCTCAACGATGTGATGATCACCCTGCGGCGCATGCACCAACCGGTGATCGGCGCGATCAACGGTGCCGCCATCGGCGGCGGGTTCTGCCTCAGCGTCGCCACCGACATCCGAATCGCCGCCGACGAAGCCTACTTTCGCGCGGCAGGCATCAACAACGGCCTCACCTCCGCCGAACTGGGCATCAGCTACCTGCTGCCGCGCGCCATCGGCTCCTCCCGCGCGTTCGAGATCATGCTCTCCGGTCGCGATGTCGACGCCACCGAGGCCGAACGCATCGGCCTCGTCTCGCGCACCGTCCCCGCCGCCAAACTCCTCGAAACCTGCTACGACCTGGCCGACCGCATCATCAGCTTCAGCCGCGTAGGCACCGAACTCACCAAACGCATGCTCTGGAGCGGCATGGAAGCAGGCAGCTTCGAATCCCACATGCAACACGAGGGAACGGCCCAACTCTACGTCCGCCTAACCACCAACAACTTCGACGAGGCCATCCAAGCCCGCCGAGCCCACCGCCCCCCAATCTACGAAGACTGA
- a CDS encoding DUF3159 domain-containing protein, translating into MPSSNDNAPSGEHNEPAAALDRDEEAAEQTLLEQLGGFSGLIYSTVPVVVFVPVNSFAGLTAAIWAALGVAALILVWRLIRRSPVQPAISGFFGVGICAFIAYRMGEAKGFFLFGIYTSLVYAGVFLVSMLVRWPLVGVIWGVLNGHGSAWRSDQRVQRLYYLATTTWVLVFGARYLVQSQLYDTDRTGWLAFTRIAMGWPLTAIALGVTVWAVRRAGHLPTRTAAAA; encoded by the coding sequence ATGCCATCGAGCAACGACAACGCCCCCTCAGGCGAACACAACGAGCCTGCCGCGGCTCTCGACCGTGACGAGGAAGCCGCCGAGCAGACCCTGCTCGAGCAGCTCGGCGGTTTCAGTGGCCTGATCTATTCGACAGTTCCCGTGGTCGTGTTCGTCCCCGTGAACAGTTTCGCCGGACTGACCGCGGCGATCTGGGCGGCGCTCGGTGTGGCCGCGTTGATCCTGGTCTGGCGGCTGATCCGGCGCAGCCCCGTCCAGCCCGCCATCTCCGGCTTCTTCGGCGTCGGCATCTGCGCGTTCATCGCCTACCGGATGGGGGAGGCCAAGGGCTTCTTCCTGTTCGGCATCTACACGAGCCTGGTTTACGCGGGCGTGTTCCTCGTCTCGATGCTGGTGCGCTGGCCGCTCGTCGGCGTGATCTGGGGCGTGCTGAACGGCCACGGCAGCGCCTGGCGCAGCGATCAACGGGTGCAGCGCCTCTACTACCTCGCGACCACCACCTGGGTGCTGGTCTTCGGCGCCCGCTACCTGGTGCAGTCGCAGCTCTACGACACCGACCGCACCGGCTGGCTCGCGTTCACCCGCATCGCCATGGGCTGGCCGCTGACCGCGATCGCGCTGGGCGTCACGGTCTGGGCGGTTCGCCGCGCGGGTCATCTGCCCACTAGGACTGCCGCGGCCGCATAA
- a CDS encoding APC family permease encodes MSKLTTAAKRMLLGRPFRSDSLGHTLLPKRIALPVFASDAMSSVAYAPEEIFLVLSAAGISAYVYAPWVGLAVAFVMAVVVASYRQNVHAYPSGGGDYEVATTNLGPNAGLTVGSALLVDYVLTVAVSISSAASNIGSAIPFVATHKVLFAVVAIAILTAINLRGVRESGTAFAIPTYAFIVGMFVMLGWGLFQIFILGDDLQAESAGFGLQAEDEHLYGLAFAFLIARSFSSGCAALTGVEAISNGVPAFRKPKSRNAATTLLMLGTFAIVLLMGIIILAQKIGVVYAHDEADLIGAPDGYHQKTLIAQLAETVFHGFPIGFFFITTVTALILVLAANTAFNGFPVLGSILAQDRYLPRQLHTRGDRLAFSNGILFLSGAAIAFVVFFGAEVTKLIQLYIVGVFVSFVLSQTGMLRHWTRLLRTETDPAQRARMKRSRGINAVGLSATGAVLIIVLITKFFAGAYIAIITMVAIFIVMKMIRKHYDSVSRELDEHEWDGVLPSRSHSIVLVSKLHLPTRRALAYARATRPDTLEAVTVNVDEADTRALVREWEQSDITVPLKVIESPYREITKPVLDYVKRVRKDSPRDVVTVFIPEYVVGHWWEQVLHNQSALRLKGRLLFEPGVMVTSVPWQLSSSTRARTPGVVNAPGAVRRGYDDRS; translated from the coding sequence GTGTCCAAGTTGACGACGGCAGCGAAACGAATGCTGCTGGGCAGGCCTTTCCGTAGTGATTCGCTTGGCCATACCCTGCTGCCGAAGCGCATCGCGCTGCCGGTGTTCGCCTCCGATGCCATGTCCTCGGTCGCCTACGCGCCGGAAGAAATCTTCCTCGTGCTCTCCGCCGCCGGCATCTCCGCCTACGTCTACGCGCCGTGGGTCGGTCTCGCCGTCGCGTTCGTGATGGCCGTGGTGGTGGCCAGCTACCGGCAGAACGTGCACGCCTACCCGTCCGGTGGCGGCGACTACGAGGTCGCCACGACGAACCTCGGACCGAACGCCGGGTTGACCGTCGGCAGCGCCCTGCTCGTCGACTACGTGCTCACGGTGGCCGTCTCGATTTCCTCGGCCGCGTCCAATATCGGTTCGGCCATCCCGTTCGTCGCCACGCACAAGGTGCTGTTCGCCGTCGTCGCCATCGCCATCCTGACCGCGATCAACCTGCGTGGCGTCCGCGAGTCGGGCACCGCGTTCGCGATCCCGACCTACGCGTTCATTGTCGGCATGTTCGTCATGCTCGGCTGGGGGCTGTTCCAGATCTTCATCCTCGGCGACGATCTACAGGCCGAGTCGGCCGGCTTCGGATTGCAGGCGGAGGACGAGCACCTCTACGGTCTCGCCTTCGCCTTCTTGATCGCCCGCTCGTTCTCCTCCGGCTGTGCCGCGCTGACCGGTGTCGAGGCGATCAGCAACGGCGTGCCCGCGTTCCGGAAGCCCAAGTCGCGCAACGCCGCCACCACGCTGCTGATGCTGGGCACGTTCGCGATCGTGCTGCTGATGGGGATCATCATTCTGGCCCAGAAGATCGGGGTGGTCTACGCCCACGACGAGGCGGACCTGATCGGCGCACCCGACGGCTACCACCAGAAGACGCTGATCGCTCAGCTCGCGGAGACGGTGTTCCACGGTTTCCCGATCGGGTTCTTCTTCATCACCACGGTGACCGCGCTGATCCTGGTCCTCGCCGCGAATACCGCGTTCAACGGGTTCCCGGTGCTCGGGTCGATTCTGGCGCAGGACCGCTACCTGCCGAGGCAGCTGCACACCCGAGGCGACCGGCTGGCGTTCAGCAACGGCATCCTGTTCCTGTCCGGGGCCGCCATCGCGTTCGTGGTGTTCTTCGGCGCCGAGGTCACCAAGCTGATTCAGCTGTACATCGTCGGCGTCTTCGTCTCCTTCGTGCTCAGCCAGACCGGCATGCTGCGGCACTGGACCCGCTTGCTGCGCACCGAAACCGATCCGGCGCAGCGGGCTCGGATGAAGCGGTCGCGGGGGATCAACGCGGTCGGCCTGAGCGCGACCGGCGCGGTGCTGATCATCGTGCTCATCACCAAGTTCTTCGCGGGCGCCTACATCGCCATCATCACGATGGTCGCGATCTTCATCGTGATGAAAATGATTCGCAAGCACTATGATTCGGTGTCGCGCGAGCTGGACGAGCATGAGTGGGACGGTGTGCTGCCCAGCCGCTCGCACTCGATCGTGCTGGTGTCCAAGCTGCATCTGCCGACGCGGCGTGCGCTGGCTTACGCCCGCGCCACCCGGCCGGACACGCTCGAAGCGGTGACCGTGAACGTCGACGAGGCCGACACCAGGGCGCTGGTGCGCGAATGGGAGCAGAGCGATATCACCGTGCCGCTCAAGGTGATCGAATCGCCATACCGCGAAATCACCAAGCCCGTCCTCGATTACGTGAAGCGGGTGCGCAAGGACTCCCCGCGCGATGTGGTGACCGTGTTCATCCCCGAGTACGTGGTCGGTCACTGGTGGGAACAGGTGCTGCACAACCAGAGTGCGTTGCGGCTCAAGGGCCGACTGCTTTTCGAGCCGGGAGTGATGGTGACCAGCGTGCCGTGGCAGTTGAGTTCGTCGACGCGGGCGCGTACGCCCGGTGTGGTGAACGCGCCGGGTGCGGTGCGTCGCGGTTATGACGACCGATCATGA